In the Arthrobacter sp. 31Y genome, one interval contains:
- a CDS encoding TetR/AcrR family transcriptional regulator yields the protein MSTTRARGQYAKGAERREQIIQTATDVFATEGFEGTALKRVAELVGVKEATLFHYFKGKQELLTAVLAERDRRSLAAGGESEVGLTLMPGIAERNEREPGLTTLYAVASATANDPGHDSHAYFKDRYETVIRDVAADIERRQKAGEVRTDVDAVILARLTVAAFDGLQLQWLYDKSVDMAQGLTQLVDVLLAPTHPAN from the coding sequence ATGTCTACGACGAGGGCCCGGGGCCAGTACGCCAAGGGGGCAGAACGCCGCGAACAGATCATCCAGACGGCAACCGACGTCTTCGCCACCGAAGGATTTGAGGGAACAGCGCTCAAGCGCGTTGCCGAGTTGGTGGGTGTCAAGGAAGCCACCCTGTTCCACTACTTCAAGGGCAAGCAGGAGCTGCTGACCGCAGTCCTGGCCGAACGGGACCGCCGTTCGCTGGCCGCCGGTGGAGAATCAGAGGTTGGGTTGACCCTCATGCCGGGCATCGCTGAGAGGAACGAGCGGGAGCCAGGGCTGACCACGCTCTACGCGGTCGCCTCGGCAACCGCCAATGATCCAGGGCACGACTCCCACGCGTACTTCAAGGACCGCTACGAGACCGTGATTCGGGATGTAGCTGCCGACATTGAGCGGCGACAGAAGGCCGGCGAGGTACGCACCGACGTCGACGCCGTGATCCTGGCCAGGCTGACAGTGGCCGCCTTTGACGGCCTGCAGCTGCAGTGGCTCTATGACAAATCCGTGGATATGGCCCAAGGGCTGACCCAGTTGGTGGATGTCCTGCTGGCGCCCACCCACCCAGCCAACTGA